One window of the Fusobacterium animalis 7_1 genome contains the following:
- a CDS encoding SDR family oxidoreductase, with amino-acid sequence MKIFIVGGSSGIGLSLAKRYASLGNRVAICGTNEEKLKKIKESNNNIEVYKVDVRNKEELKSAIDDFSRENLDLIINSAGIYTNNRTAKLTDKEAYAMIDINLTGVLNTFEAVRDMMFKNNRGHIAVISSIAGLLDYPKASVYARTKMTIIGVCETYRAFFRDYNINISIIIPGYIATDKLKSLSEEDVSKKPTVLSEEEATNITIKAIEEKKEKIIYPLSMKILILIITKLPKRLLTYILMKQANWGKK; translated from the coding sequence ATGAAAATTTTTATAGTTGGGGGGAGTTCAGGGATAGGTCTATCTCTTGCAAAAAGATATGCTAGTTTAGGAAATAGAGTTGCTATCTGTGGAACTAATGAAGAAAAATTAAAAAAGATAAAAGAAAGTAATAACAATATTGAAGTATATAAGGTTGATGTTAGAAATAAAGAAGAATTAAAATCTGCCATAGATGATTTTTCTAGAGAAAATTTAGATTTGATTATAAATTCTGCTGGAATATACACTAATAATAGAACTGCAAAGTTAACCGATAAAGAAGCCTATGCTATGATAGATATAAATTTAACAGGAGTTCTAAATACTTTTGAAGCAGTTAGAGATATGATGTTTAAAAACAACAGAGGACATATTGCAGTTATCTCCTCCATTGCAGGCTTACTTGATTATCCAAAAGCCTCTGTTTATGCAAGAACTAAAATGACTATAATAGGAGTTTGTGAAACATACAGAGCATTTTTTAGAGATTATAATATTAATATAAGTATAATAATACCTGGATATATAGCTACAGATAAATTAAAATCATTGAGTGAAGAAGATGTATCAAAAAAGCCTACTGTGCTTTCTGAGGAAGAAGCTACTAATATAACAATTAAAGCTATTGAAGAAAAAAAAGAAAAAATAATATATCCATTAAGTATGAAAATTTTAATTTTAATAATAACAAAATTACCAAAAAGACTTTTAACTTATATTTTGATGAAACAAGCTAATTGGGGTAAAAAATAA
- a CDS encoding DUF6290 family protein: MSKRKNKYLDFSDYFNDEEKVSKEDKSIIELETLLIGKKIKEKNIEDEYDLKIYKEYLKQKEEGTLKTYSHKEVWKE, encoded by the coding sequence ATGTCTAAGAGGAAAAATAAATATTTAGATTTTTCTGATTACTTCAACGATGAAGAGAAAGTAAGTAAAGAAGATAAGTCTATAATAGAATTAGAAACTTTATTGATAGGTAAGAAAATTAAAGAGAAAAATATTGAAGATGAATATGATTTAAAAATTTATAAAGAATATTTAAAACAAAAAGAAGAAGGAACTTTAAAAACTTATTCACACAAAGAAGTTTGGAAAGAATAA
- a CDS encoding PBECR4 domain-containing protein — protein MKENIELLMKKLNKAYLIYKNEFLNKDFLVIARKGKNIEIIEINFRKEHLKHLVGIKGIKANEFFEKISQNRLSIKELKELGKNPYIIEKLNSFSKLKKLLEESPYLYDFYPHSTPKIQLDKIIANINREIKKELIGLKFLKSSSGKSYVPASIERRKALEITTEERKRIIFILEKNLVEREYIKILFKVEDENLSLYLNEEVEK, from the coding sequence ATGAAAGAAAATATAGAACTTTTAATGAAAAAATTAAATAAAGCTTATTTGATTTATAAAAATGAATTTTTAAATAAAGATTTTTTAGTTATTGCTAGAAAAGGAAAAAATATAGAAATTATAGAAATAAATTTTAGAAAAGAGCATTTAAAGCATTTGGTAGGAATTAAAGGAATCAAAGCTAATGAATTTTTTGAAAAAATAAGTCAAAATAGATTATCAATTAAGGAATTAAAGGAGTTAGGAAAAAATCCTTATATCATTGAAAAATTAAATTCTTTTTCAAAATTAAAGAAATTATTAGAAGAAAGTCCGTATCTTTATGATTTTTACCCACATTCAACTCCAAAAATTCAATTAGATAAGATAATTGCTAATATCAATAGAGAAATAAAAAAAGAATTAATAGGATTAAAATTTTTAAAAAGCTCATCAGGAAAATCTTATGTTCCAGCATCTATTGAAAGAAGAAAAGCACTAGAAATAACAACAGAAGAAAGAAAAAGGATTATATTTATACTTGAAAAAAATTTAGTTGAAAGAGAATACATTAAAATTTTATTTAAAGTAGAAGATGAAAACCTATCTTTATATCTGAATGAAGAAGTAGAGAAGTAA
- a CDS encoding sensor histidine kinase — MNIQFISHLISNIGCSAIIAFFFIRIDKANIIIKSNAKTKKDIIALSFFFSLLSISGTYIGLNFNGAILNTRNVGVIAGGILGGPYVAIITGLVAGIHRAFVNLGRETAIPCAIATITGGFLTAYVHRFIKSKDKIFFGFFLACVVENLSMGLILIILKDKILAQNIVANFYVPMVFMNSIGSSVLILLVEDIIQKSELIAGRQAKLALEIANKTLPHFRETENLSEVCKIIAEDLGAKATVITNKKEIIAGFSFDKDEIKKADIKSNNTRKVLKTGEAMLVIKEDDEIIEDFLDISPHIKSCIILPLKEKNDISGTLKIFFDTAEKITDKNRYLMIGLSHLISTQMEISKVENLISLLKYSELKALQSQINPHFLFNVLNTMTSLIRTNPEKAREVIIDLSNYLRYNLDNNVKSVELIKELNQVDTYIKIEKVRFGDKLNILYDVDESLYNFQIPSLIIQPLVENSIKHGILKKRDNGCVKIIIKKIDKDIEITIEDDGVGIEQSIIDNLDKQIKENIGLKNVHQRLKLLYGEGLNIKKLEQGTRIKFKILGGVKYD, encoded by the coding sequence ATGAATATACAATTTATTTCACATTTAATCAGCAATATTGGTTGTTCTGCTATAATTGCATTTTTCTTTATCAGAATTGATAAAGCAAATATTATTATTAAAAGCAATGCTAAAACTAAAAAAGATATAATAGCCCTATCTTTTTTCTTCTCATTGCTTTCTATAAGTGGAACTTATATAGGATTAAATTTTAATGGTGCAATATTAAATACTAGAAATGTTGGTGTTATAGCAGGTGGCATTTTAGGTGGTCCTTATGTTGCAATAATTACAGGACTTGTAGCAGGAATACATAGGGCCTTTGTTAATCTTGGAAGAGAAACAGCCATACCTTGTGCCATTGCAACAATAACAGGTGGATTTTTAACTGCCTATGTACATCGTTTTATTAAAAGTAAAGATAAAATATTTTTTGGCTTTTTTTTAGCTTGTGTAGTTGAAAATCTTAGTATGGGCTTAATTTTGATTATACTTAAAGATAAAATTTTAGCTCAAAATATAGTTGCAAATTTTTATGTCCCTATGGTCTTTATGAATTCTATTGGTTCCAGTGTGCTTATTTTACTCGTTGAAGATATTATCCAAAAAAGTGAACTTATAGCAGGTAGACAAGCTAAACTCGCTTTGGAAATAGCAAATAAAACTTTACCTCATTTTAGAGAAACTGAAAATCTTAGTGAAGTATGTAAAATAATTGCTGAAGATTTAGGAGCAAAAGCAACTGTAATTACTAATAAAAAGGAAATTATTGCAGGTTTTTCTTTTGATAAAGATGAAATAAAAAAAGCAGATATAAAAAGTAATAATACTAGAAAAGTTTTAAAAACTGGTGAAGCAATGTTAGTTATAAAAGAAGATGATGAAATTATAGAAGATTTTTTAGATATTTCACCACATATAAAATCTTGTATTATTTTGCCTTTAAAGGAAAAAAATGATATAAGCGGAACTTTAAAAATTTTTTTTGACACTGCTGAAAAAATTACAGATAAAAATAGATATTTAATGATAGGTTTATCACATCTTATATCAACTCAAATGGAAATCAGTAAGGTAGAAAATTTAATATCTTTACTTAAATATTCTGAATTAAAAGCCTTACAATCTCAAATAAATCCACATTTTTTATTCAATGTATTAAATACTATGACCTCTCTTATCAGAACAAACCCTGAAAAAGCTAGGGAAGTAATAATAGATTTATCCAATTATTTAAGATATAATTTAGACAATAATGTAAAAAGTGTAGAGCTTATAAAAGAATTAAATCAAGTTGATACTTATATTAAAATTGAGAAGGTAAGATTTGGAGATAAATTAAATATACTTTATGATGTTGATGAAAGTCTATATAATTTTCAAATTCCTAGTTTGATTATTCAACCACTTGTTGAAAATAGTATAAAACATGGAATTTTAAAAAAAAGAGATAATGGTTGTGTCAAAATAATTATAAAAAAAATTGACAAAGATATAGAAATTACCATTGAAGATGATGGAGTAGGGATAGAACAATCTATAATTGATAATTTAGATAAACAAATAAAAGAAAATATAGGACTTAAAAATGTACATCAAAGATTAAAACTTCTCTATGGAGAAGGGCTTAATATAAAAAAATTGGAGCAGGGAACGAGAATAAAATTCAAAATACTTGGAGGTGTTAAATATGATTAA
- a CDS encoding LytR/AlgR family response regulator transcription factor translates to MINCIIVEDELPAREELKYFLNEEKEINLIAEFNNPLDTLNFLENNTADVIFLDINMPDMNGISLGKIITKMYPDMKIVFITAYKDYAVDAFEIKAFDYLLKPYSESRIKNLLKSLINIKNEKTTSIKNNNLKKITVNIDERLYVISLNDIDYIEASEKETLIFSNQKKYVSKIKISKWEEMLKENNFYRCHRSFIVNLDKITEIEQWFNSSWILKIKNYTTAIPVSRNNIKELKELFLA, encoded by the coding sequence ATGATTAATTGCATAATCGTTGAAGATGAATTACCTGCAAGAGAAGAATTAAAATATTTTTTAAATGAAGAAAAAGAAATTAACCTTATAGCAGAATTTAATAATCCTTTGGATACTTTAAACTTTTTGGAAAATAATACAGCTGATGTAATATTTTTAGATATCAATATGCCTGATATGAATGGAATTAGTCTAGGAAAAATAATCACTAAAATGTATCCAGATATGAAAATAGTTTTTATAACTGCTTATAAAGATTATGCTGTTGATGCTTTTGAAATCAAGGCTTTTGATTATCTTTTAAAACCTTATTCAGAAAGTAGAATAAAAAATCTTTTAAAGTCTCTAATAAATATTAAAAATGAAAAAACTACTTCAATTAAAAACAACAATTTAAAAAAAATTACTGTAAATATTGATGAGAGACTTTATGTTATTTCTCTAAATGATATTGATTATATTGAGGCTTCTGAAAAAGAAACTTTAATATTTTCAAATCAAAAAAAATATGTTAGCAAAATTAAAATTTCTAAATGGGAAGAAATGTTAAAAGAAAATAATTTTTATAGATGTCATAGGTCATTTATTGTCAACTTAGATAAAATAACTGAGATAGAACAATGGTTTAATTCATCTTGGATACTAAAAATCAAAAATTATACAACTGCTATTCCTGTAAGTAGAAATAATATTAAAGAATTAAAAGAACTGTTTTTAGCTTAG
- a CDS encoding MFS transporter codes for MKKLTTKVQVLYALGVSYAIVDQIFAQWILYFYLPSANSSLKPFMAPVYVSIALAVSRFVDMITDPLVGFLSDKYNSKYGRRIPFVAVGTIPLILVTIAFFYPPMSNERASFFYLMIVGSLFFTFYTIVGAPYNALIPEIGRTPEERLNLSTWQSVFRLSYTAIAMILPGILVKMIGGDDALFGIRGMIIFLCVIVFVGLAITVFTVRERDYSTGEVSKVSFKDTIGIIIKNRNFILYLFGMMFFFIGFNNLRAIMNYYVEDIMGYGKKEITLASAILFGAAAICFYPTNKLSKKYGYRKIMLCCLGMLIVMTFMLFFLGKVFPVSFGFGLFGLIGIPLAGAAFIFPPAMLSEISTQISEESGARIEGISFGIQGFFMKTSFLISIVTLPIILVMGNGVNIFTAITSGVSKVEKTGIYLASLSSVFFFIVSFIFYYKYSENKKVK; via the coding sequence ATGAAAAAATTAACAACAAAAGTTCAGGTGTTATATGCACTAGGAGTGAGCTATGCCATTGTGGATCAAATATTTGCACAATGGATACTATATTTTTATTTGCCATCAGCAAATTCTAGTTTAAAACCATTTATGGCACCAGTTTATGTTTCAATAGCCCTAGCAGTTTCAAGGTTTGTTGATATGATAACAGATCCTTTGGTTGGTTTTTTATCTGATAAATATAACAGTAAATATGGAAGAAGAATACCTTTTGTTGCTGTTGGAACAATTCCATTAATATTGGTAACAATAGCATTTTTCTATCCTCCAATGAGTAATGAAAGAGCAAGTTTTTTCTATTTAATGATAGTAGGTTCTCTGTTTTTTACTTTCTACACAATAGTTGGAGCACCATATAATGCATTGATTCCTGAAATTGGAAGAACTCCAGAGGAAAGATTAAATCTATCAACTTGGCAATCTGTTTTTAGATTATCTTATACTGCAATAGCAATGATTTTGCCAGGAATTTTGGTGAAAATGATAGGTGGAGATGATGCACTTTTTGGTATAAGAGGTATGATAATATTTTTATGTGTGATAGTTTTTGTTGGGCTTGCAATAACAGTATTTACAGTTAGAGAAAGAGATTATTCAACAGGGGAAGTTTCAAAGGTAAGTTTTAAAGATACAATAGGAATTATAATAAAAAACAGAAATTTTATTCTATATCTTTTTGGAATGATGTTTTTCTTTATAGGTTTCAACAATTTAAGAGCTATTATGAACTATTATGTTGAAGATATTATGGGCTATGGAAAAAAAGAAATTACACTTGCTTCAGCAATATTATTTGGAGCAGCAGCTATATGTTTTTATCCAACAAATAAATTATCAAAAAAATATGGATATAGAAAAATTATGTTATGTTGTCTAGGAATGTTGATAGTTATGACCTTTATGTTATTTTTCTTAGGAAAAGTATTTCCAGTGAGTTTTGGTTTTGGGTTGTTTGGACTTATTGGTATACCTCTTGCAGGAGCAGCCTTTATTTTTCCACCTGCAATGTTAAGTGAAATAAGTACACAAATTAGTGAAGAATCAGGAGCAAGAATAGAAGGGATTTCATTTGGAATACAAGGATTCTTTATGAAAACTTCATTTTTAATTTCAATAGTAACTTTACCAATAATTTTAGTAATGGGTAATGGTGTTAATATATTTACTGCTATAACAAGTGGAGTCAGTAAAGTTGAAAAAACTGGAATTTATCTAGCTTCATTAAGTTCAGTATTTTTCTTTATAGTTTCATTTATTTTTTATTATAAATATTCAGAAAATAAGAAAGTAAAATAA
- a CDS encoding nucleotidyltransferase family protein: MKKDFESWDIIDKKYILEKLSQIDKSKYNISELGLFGRYAKDKADDNSDIDILVKIEFKKGMYQNFCESQKELEKIFNKKIDLIEKGTFDYKFRSDNV, encoded by the coding sequence ATAAAAAAAGATTTTGAAAGTTGGGATATTATAGATAAGAAATATATTTTAGAAAAATTATCTCAAATAGATAAAAGTAAATATAATATATCTGAATTAGGCTTATTTGGAAGATATGCTAAGGATAAAGCAGATGACAATAGTGACATAGATATATTAGTAAAAATAGAATTTAAAAAAGGAATGTACCAAAATTTTTGTGAGTCACAAAAAGAATTAGAAAAAATTTTTAATAAAAAAATTGATTTAATAGAAAAAGGAACATTTGATTATAAATTTAGAAGTGATAATGTATAG
- a CDS encoding KdsC family phosphatase, producing the protein MENIKILVLDVDGTLTDGKIYVDDKDNSFKAFNVKDGFALVNWIKLGGEVVILTGKKSNIVERRAKELGIKYVIQGSRNKTQDLKNLLNKLNITFENTAYMGDDLNDLGVMKNVALSGCPKDSIQEVLEISNFISTKNGGDGAVREFLEYIMKNNGMWKKILEKYSSE; encoded by the coding sequence ATGGAAAATATTAAAATTTTAGTTCTTGATGTTGATGGAACTTTGACAGATGGAAAAATATATGTTGATGATAAAGATAATTCTTTTAAAGCCTTTAATGTAAAAGATGGTTTTGCTCTTGTAAATTGGATAAAACTAGGGGGAGAAGTTGTAATATTAACAGGGAAAAAGTCTAATATTGTAGAAAGAAGGGCTAAGGAACTTGGGATAAAATATGTTATCCAAGGCTCTAGAAATAAAACACAAGATTTAAAAAATTTATTGAATAAATTGAACATAACTTTTGAGAACACAGCCTATATGGGAGATGATTTGAATGATTTAGGAGTTATGAAAAATGTGGCTTTATCTGGCTGTCCTAAGGATTCTATACAGGAAGTATTAGAAATTTCTAATTTTATTTCTACTAAAAATGGTGGAGATGGAGCTGTAAGAGAATTCTTAGAATACATTATGAAAAACAATGGAATGTGGAAAAAAATCTTAGAAAAGTATTCTAGTGAATGA
- the ruvC gene encoding crossover junction endodeoxyribonuclease RuvC: MRVIGIDPGTAIVGYGIIDYDKNKYSVVDYGVILTSKDLSTEERLEVIYNNMNKILKKYKPEFMAIEDLFYFKNNKTVISVAQARGVILLVGKQNNIPMSNYTPLQVKIGITGYGKAEKKQVQQMVQKFLGLSEIPRPDDAADALAICITHINSLGSKLNFTGTNILKKIVVPSGTNKISLEEYRNLLKK, translated from the coding sequence ATGCGTGTTATAGGAATAGATCCAGGTACAGCAATAGTTGGATATGGAATTATAGATTATGATAAAAATAAATATTCAGTAGTTGACTATGGTGTTATACTTACTTCAAAAGATTTAAGTACTGAGGAAAGATTAGAAGTTATATATAATAATATGAATAAAATTTTAAAGAAATATAAACCTGAGTTTATGGCAATAGAAGATTTATTTTATTTTAAAAATAATAAGACTGTTATCTCTGTTGCACAAGCAAGAGGTGTCATCCTGCTTGTAGGAAAGCAAAATAATATTCCTATGTCAAATTATACTCCACTTCAAGTAAAAATTGGAATTACAGGTTACGGTAAAGCTGAAAAAAAACAAGTGCAACAGATGGTACAAAAATTTTTAGGGCTTTCTGAAATACCTAGACCTGACGATGCAGCTGATGCCTTAGCAATATGTATTACTCACATAAATTCATTAGGCTCAAAGTTAAATTTTACTGGAACAAATATTTTAAAAAAAATAGTAGTTCCCTCTGGCACAAATAAAATATCTCTTGAAGAATATAGAAATTTATTAAAAAAATAA
- a CDS encoding carbon starvation CstA family protein, with protein sequence MYSFIGSIIALILGYLIYGKFVEGVFVIDPSRETPAKRLADGVDYMEMSWPKAFLIQFLNIAGTGPIFGAVAGALWGPAAFIWIVFGCIFAGSVHDFLIGMMSLRKDGASVSEIVGENLGMTAKQLMRVFSVILLLLVGVVFVMSPAQILTNITGVNYTVWLAVIIIYYLCATVLPIDTIIGKIYPIFGLSLLVMAFGIGGGLIINNANIPEIAFVNMNPAGRSVFPYLCITIACGAISGFHATQSPMMARCLKTEKDGRKVFYGAMICEGIIALIWAAAAMSFFGGIPQLAEAGTAAVVVNKISVGILGKAGGVLALLGVVACPITSGDTAFRSARLTIADSLKYKQGPIVNRFVVAIPLFIVGIILCFTPFDVIWRYFGWANQTLATIALWAAVKYLANRGKNYWIALVPAMFMTVVVTSYILAAPEGFVRFFGDKDIKVIEHIAIAIGCVVSLACTTAFFMTNKKAKLITE encoded by the coding sequence ATGTATAGTTTTATAGGTTCAATTATAGCGTTGATACTTGGATATTTAATTTACGGAAAATTTGTTGAAGGTGTTTTTGTCATAGATCCTTCAAGAGAAACACCTGCAAAAAGATTAGCAGATGGCGTTGACTATATGGAAATGAGTTGGCCAAAAGCATTTCTTATTCAATTTCTTAATATAGCTGGAACAGGTCCAATATTTGGAGCAGTTGCAGGAGCATTATGGGGTCCAGCTGCATTTATTTGGATAGTGTTTGGTTGTATTTTTGCAGGTTCAGTTCATGATTTTCTAATAGGAATGATGTCTTTAAGAAAAGATGGGGCATCTGTTTCTGAAATAGTAGGAGAAAATTTAGGTATGACTGCAAAACAATTAATGAGAGTTTTTTCTGTTATACTTCTATTATTAGTTGGTGTTGTGTTTGTAATGAGTCCAGCTCAAATTTTAACTAATATAACAGGGGTTAATTATACTGTTTGGTTAGCAGTTATTATAATTTATTATCTTTGTGCAACTGTATTGCCAATTGATACAATTATTGGTAAAATTTATCCAATATTTGGTTTATCTCTTTTGGTTATGGCATTTGGTATTGGTGGAGGATTAATAATAAACAATGCTAATATTCCTGAAATAGCTTTTGTAAATATGAATCCAGCAGGAAGATCAGTTTTCCCTTATCTATGTATAACAATAGCTTGTGGAGCAATCAGTGGTTTCCATGCTACTCAATCTCCTATGATGGCTAGATGTTTAAAAACAGAAAAAGATGGAAGAAAAGTTTTCTATGGTGCAATGATATGTGAAGGAATTATAGCTCTTATTTGGGCTGCTGCTGCAATGTCATTCTTTGGTGGAATACCTCAACTTGCTGAAGCAGGTACTGCTGCTGTTGTTGTTAATAAAATATCAGTTGGAATTTTAGGAAAAGCTGGTGGTGTTTTAGCACTATTAGGAGTTGTTGCTTGTCCTATAACTTCTGGGGATACTGCATTTAGAAGTGCAAGACTTACTATTGCTGACTCTTTAAAATATAAACAAGGACCTATTGTAAATAGATTTGTTGTTGCAATTCCTTTATTTATTGTTGGTATTATATTATGTTTCACACCGTTTGATGTTATTTGGAGATATTTTGGTTGGGCAAACCAAACTCTTGCTACAATAGCTCTATGGGCAGCAGTTAAATATTTAGCAAACAGAGGAAAGAATTATTGGATAGCTTTAGTTCCTGCAATGTTTATGACAGTTGTTGTAACTTCTTATATACTTGCAGCACCAGAAGGATTTGTAAGATTCTTTGGAGATAAAGATATAAAAGTAATAGAACATATTGCAATAGCAATAGGTTGTGTTGTATCATTAGCATGTACAACTGCATTCTTTATGACAAATAAAAAAGCTAAATTAATTACTGAATAA
- a CDS encoding gamma-glutamyl-gamma-aminobutyrate hydrolase family protein translates to MKKPIIGISASMIYEEKDELFLGDKYSCAAYSYIDAVYKSWGIPITLPILKDVSAIREQVKLLDGLILSGGRDVDPHFYGEEPLEKLEAIFPERDVHEIALIKAAIDLKKPIFAICRGMQILNVACGGTLYQDISYAPGEHIKHYQIGSPYQATHTIKIDKNSILFKMADKMEIERVNSFHHQALKQVAKGLKVVATAPDGIIEAVEAENEDGPFILGVQFHPEMMFDKSTFVRGMFKRFINICIESRPAEVILKDETHHTEENKEKNIDEKIKEIEDEEKKEFFKGDL, encoded by the coding sequence ATGAAAAAGCCAATTATTGGAATTTCTGCAAGTATGATATATGAAGAAAAAGATGAATTATTCTTAGGGGATAAATATTCTTGTGCTGCTTACTCTTATATAGATGCAGTATATAAATCGTGGGGAATTCCAATTACTTTACCAATTTTAAAAGATGTTTCTGCAATAAGAGAACAAGTGAAATTATTAGATGGTTTAATTTTATCAGGTGGACGTGATGTTGACCCTCATTTTTATGGAGAAGAACCTTTGGAAAAATTAGAAGCTATTTTTCCTGAAAGAGATGTGCATGAAATAGCCTTAATTAAAGCAGCTATTGATTTGAAAAAACCTATTTTTGCAATATGTCGTGGTATGCAAATACTTAATGTCGCTTGTGGAGGAACATTATATCAAGATATATCTTATGCACCAGGGGAACATATTAAACATTATCAAATAGGTTCACCTTATCAAGCAACCCATACAATAAAGATTGATAAAAATTCAATTTTATTTAAAATGGCAGATAAAATGGAAATTGAAAGGGTAAATTCTTTTCATCACCAAGCATTGAAGCAAGTAGCAAAAGGACTTAAAGTTGTTGCAACAGCTCCTGATGGAATAATTGAAGCTGTAGAGGCAGAAAATGAAGATGGACCATTTATATTAGGTGTACAATTTCACCCTGAAATGATGTTTGATAAGAGTACTTTTGTAAGAGGTATGTTTAAAAGGTTTATCAATATTTGTATAGAAAGTAGACCAGCAGAAGTTATTTTAAAAGACGAAACACACCATACAGAAGAAAATAAAGAAAAAAATATAGATGAAAAAATAAAAGAAATTGAAGATGAAGAAAAGAAAGAATTTTTTAAAGGGGATTTATAA
- a CDS encoding MgtC/SapB family protein: MPNILEMIDRFLNLKFANELTVEVVCFRLILAIILGGIVGYEREKNNRPAGFRTHILVCFGAAIVSMVQDQLRLNILDLARTEGTAVASVIKTDLGRLGAQVISGVGFLGAGSIMKEKGETVGGLTTAAGIWATACVGLGIGWGFYNIAVVAILFMIIIMATLKKLESRLVKKSRLLKFEVKFFDTDEFANGLIEAYEVFRKKSIKIAEIDKYQEDGVVTFTVDMKGRSNISDVVVLLSSIKNVEYVRDV; this comes from the coding sequence ATGCCTAATATACTTGAAATGATTGATAGATTTTTAAATTTAAAGTTTGCTAATGAATTAACAGTTGAAGTTGTTTGTTTTAGATTGATTTTAGCTATTATTCTTGGTGGGATTGTTGGTTATGAAAGAGAAAAAAACAATCGTCCTGCTGGATTTAGAACTCATATTTTAGTATGTTTTGGAGCAGCTATTGTATCTATGGTACAAGATCAATTAAGACTGAATATTCTTGATCTAGCCAGAACAGAAGGAACTGCTGTTGCCTCTGTTATAAAAACTGACTTAGGAAGGCTTGGAGCTCAAGTAATAAGTGGAGTTGGTTTCTTGGGTGCAGGTAGCATAATGAAAGAAAAAGGCGAAACTGTTGGAGGACTGACAACTGCTGCTGGAATTTGGGCAACTGCTTGTGTTGGCTTAGGAATTGGTTGGGGATTCTATAATATTGCTGTTGTCGCAATCTTATTTATGATAATTATTATGGCTACTTTGAAAAAATTAGAATCAAGACTTGTAAAAAAATCAAGACTTTTAAAATTTGAAGTTAAGTTTTTTGACACAGATGAATTTGCAAATGGACTTATAGAGGCTTATGAAGTTTTTAGAAAAAAATCTATAAAAATTGCAGAAATAGATAAATATCAAGAAGATGGTGTAGTAACTTTTACAGTTGATATGAAAGGAAGAAGTAATATCTCTGATGTTGTTGTTTTACTTTCATCAATTAAAAATGTTGAATATGTAAGGGATGTATAA